In Sphingomonas sp. R1, a single genomic region encodes these proteins:
- the hslU gene encoding ATP-dependent protease ATPase subunit HslU, whose protein sequence is MNQNLTPKTIVAALDAHIIGQKDAKKAVAVALRNRWRRQQLSADLRDEVTPKNILMIGPTGCGKTEISRRLAKLADAPFVKVEATKFTEVGYVGRDVEQIARDLVEEAIRLEKERRRSAVKDKAEEAAMGRLLDALTGKDSSTATREAFKQRFNEGLLDNTEIEIEVEQAPQMPFDIPGGAPQMINLSEMMKGLTGTPLKRRKLNVRSAWEKLVEEEADKRLDQDEVSRVALADAEANGIVFLDEIDKIAVSDVRGGSVSREGVQRDLLPLIEGTTVATKYGPMKTDHILFIASGAFHVAKPSDLLPELQGRLPIRVELKALTEEDFVAILSDTKASLVRQYAALLGTEGVSIDFTEDGIRAVAKIAAEVNAEVENIGARRLQTVMEKLLEEVSFEAEDRSGSAVVIDAAYVDKQLASVARNTDLSRYVL, encoded by the coding sequence ATGAACCAGAACCTGACCCCCAAGACGATCGTCGCCGCGCTCGACGCGCACATCATCGGCCAGAAGGACGCCAAGAAGGCCGTTGCCGTCGCGCTGCGCAACCGCTGGCGCCGGCAGCAGCTCTCCGCCGACCTCCGCGACGAGGTGACGCCGAAGAACATCCTGATGATCGGGCCCACCGGCTGCGGCAAGACCGAGATCAGCCGCCGCCTCGCCAAGCTGGCCGATGCGCCGTTCGTGAAGGTCGAAGCGACCAAGTTCACCGAGGTCGGCTATGTCGGCCGCGACGTCGAGCAGATCGCCCGTGACCTGGTCGAAGAGGCGATCCGGCTCGAGAAGGAGCGCCGCCGCTCCGCCGTGAAAGACAAGGCCGAGGAAGCCGCGATGGGCCGGCTGCTCGACGCGCTGACCGGCAAGGATTCGAGCACCGCGACCCGCGAGGCGTTCAAGCAGCGCTTCAACGAAGGCCTGCTCGACAATACCGAGATCGAGATCGAGGTGGAGCAGGCGCCGCAGATGCCGTTCGACATCCCCGGCGGCGCGCCGCAGATGATCAACCTGTCGGAGATGATGAAGGGCCTGACCGGCACGCCGCTCAAGCGCCGCAAATTGAACGTCCGCTCGGCCTGGGAGAAGCTCGTCGAGGAAGAGGCCGACAAGCGGCTCGACCAGGACGAGGTGAGCCGGGTGGCGCTCGCGGACGCGGAAGCGAACGGGATCGTCTTCCTCGACGAGATCGACAAGATCGCGGTGTCGGATGTACGCGGCGGTTCGGTGAGCCGCGAGGGCGTGCAGCGCGACCTGCTGCCGCTGATCGAAGGCACCACGGTTGCGACCAAGTATGGCCCGATGAAGACGGACCATATCCTGTTCATCGCCTCGGGCGCGTTCCATGTCGCCAAGCCCAGCGACCTGCTGCCCGAACTGCAGGGCCGCCTGCCGATCCGGGTGGAATTGAAGGCGCTGACCGAGGAGGATTTCGTCGCGATCCTCTCCGACACCAAGGCGAGCCTGGTGCGGCAATATGCCGCCCTGCTCGGCACCGAAGGCGTGTCGATCGACTTCACCGAGGACGGCATCCGCGCGGTGGCGAAGATCGCTGCCGAGGTGAATGCCGAGGTGGAGAATATCGGCGCGCGCCGTCTGCAGACGGTGATGGAGAAGCTGCTCGAGGAAGTCAGCTTCGAGGCGGAGGACCGCAGCGGCAGCGCCGTGGTGATCGACGCAGCCTATGTCGACAAGCAACTGGCCAGCGTGGCGCGGAACACGGATCTCAGCCGCTACGTGCTGTAA
- a CDS encoding M48 family metallopeptidase, whose protein sequence is METHVWHYDGRSGERRMPAIVPTPDQRHFLLEGDGAEPGPYAFADLTPHGSSHHERAFGLKGRPGWRITFLEFPPAEIAVQLPKGARYGRWIDRFGLWRSVGVLAILAALVVAVTLKLPPLLARMIPQSMEQRMGRLLVGNLGGYACTTPQGDAALKALAARLRQKEGVEIHVVQAPMINAVAFPGGQVVLFDGLIQSAKSPDEVAGVLGHELGHVAHRDGMESLIRQYGLGLLFGGFDSNVGGYGNALLNARYSRKAESGADGYAIGSLQAADISPMPTAALFARLAKEDERPGNAGLMLNYLSSHPLSSSREQRFAASVRKGARYTPALSAAQWQALRTMCAESPPRQSIF, encoded by the coding sequence GTGGAGACGCATGTCTGGCATTATGACGGCCGCAGCGGGGAACGCCGCATGCCGGCGATCGTACCCACGCCGGACCAGCGGCACTTCCTGCTGGAAGGGGACGGCGCCGAACCGGGCCCCTATGCCTTTGCCGATCTCACGCCGCACGGCAGCTCCCACCATGAGCGCGCCTTCGGCCTGAAGGGGCGGCCGGGCTGGCGGATCACCTTCCTCGAATTCCCGCCGGCCGAAATCGCCGTCCAGTTGCCCAAGGGCGCGCGCTACGGCAGGTGGATCGACCGCTTCGGCCTGTGGCGTTCGGTGGGCGTGCTGGCGATCCTCGCAGCGCTGGTCGTCGCGGTGACGCTCAAGCTGCCGCCGCTTCTTGCGCGGATGATCCCGCAATCGATGGAACAGCGCATGGGCCGGCTGCTCGTCGGCAATCTCGGCGGCTATGCCTGCACCACGCCGCAGGGGGACGCCGCGCTCAAGGCGCTCGCTGCACGCCTTCGTCAAAAGGAGGGTGTCGAGATCCACGTCGTGCAGGCCCCGATGATCAACGCCGTCGCCTTTCCCGGCGGGCAGGTGGTACTCTTCGACGGGCTGATCCAGAGCGCCAAGTCTCCCGACGAGGTAGCCGGTGTGCTGGGCCATGAGCTCGGTCATGTCGCCCACCGCGACGGCATGGAATCGCTGATCCGCCAATATGGCCTGGGGCTGCTGTTCGGCGGGTTCGACAGCAATGTCGGCGGATATGGCAACGCGCTGCTCAATGCTCGCTATTCCCGCAAGGCCGAATCCGGTGCCGATGGCTATGCGATCGGCAGTCTGCAGGCCGCCGACATCTCGCCGATGCCCACCGCCGCGCTGTTCGCGCGCCTGGCCAAGGAAGACGAGCGGCCGGGCAATGCCGGGCTGATGCTCAACTATCTTTCCTCGCATCCGCTTTCGTCGTCGCGCGAGCAGCGATTCGCGGCAAGCGTTCGCAAGGGTGCGCGCTACACGCCGGCGCTGAGCGCCGCGCAGTGGCAGGCGCTGCGGACCATGTGCGCCGAGAGCCCGCCACGGCAGAGCATCTTCTAG
- a CDS encoding S9 family peptidase, which yields MKKLILTALLAGAAAAPLIAQTAAPTPPVAAKKPYTVKAPFGATRDDPYYWLRDDTRKNPEMLAYLAAENAYADAVLASEKPMADTLYRETISHIKQDDASVPYAKHGYFYYTRFDTGADYAVVARRKGSMAAPEQILFDQPAMAKGKGFFQISNWRVSPDNTRIAWAEDIVGRRQYVLKIKDIATGTLLTDTVSNIEAGLVWSADGKTIFYVEKDPVTLLGTRVKAHVLGTPASADRLVYTEKDDTFYMSIGATTDERYICINLHSTVSDEQRCAPAANPVDFTPVAPRERDFLYNADHLGGRWIVRTNWRAPNYRIMTVPDSKAAAGRAGWADLVPTSDSVFIEGFQPFDRFLAIEERSGGNKRLRLRTPTGKSSFVSADDPAYVMNLDVNEDPASPVLRYTYGSLVTPTTTYEVDAATGKRRVLKVQPVPGYDPSRYVTERVWATARDGTKVPVSLVYAKGFKKDGTAALYQYAYGSYGYSTDPSFRPTLPSLLDRGMVYAIAHIRGGQEMGRKWYDDGKIFHKKNSFTDFIDVTRFLVAQGYAAKGRVAAEGGSAGGLLMGAVANMAPNDYRVIVAQVPFVDVVTTMLDTSIPLTTGEFDEWGNPAEKRYYDYMLSYSPYDNVAAQAYPALYVATGLWDSQVQYYEPTKWVAKLRATKTDRNPLVFRVNMEAGHGGKSGRFERYKQNAESLAFALDQLKVQ from the coding sequence ATGAAAAAGCTCATCCTAACCGCGCTGCTGGCCGGTGCCGCCGCCGCGCCGCTGATCGCCCAGACCGCCGCGCCGACGCCGCCGGTCGCCGCGAAGAAGCCCTACACCGTCAAGGCCCCCTTCGGTGCGACGCGCGACGACCCCTATTACTGGCTGCGCGACGATACGCGGAAGAACCCGGAGATGCTTGCCTATCTTGCGGCCGAGAACGCCTATGCCGATGCGGTGCTCGCGTCGGAAAAGCCTATGGCGGACACGCTCTATCGCGAGACGATCAGCCACATCAAACAGGACGATGCCTCGGTCCCGTACGCCAAGCACGGCTATTTCTATTACACCCGCTTCGATACCGGCGCCGACTATGCCGTAGTCGCGCGCCGCAAGGGCAGCATGGCGGCACCCGAGCAGATACTGTTCGACCAGCCCGCCATGGCGAAGGGCAAGGGCTTCTTCCAGATCAGCAACTGGCGGGTGAGCCCCGACAATACGCGCATCGCCTGGGCCGAGGATATCGTCGGGCGGCGGCAGTATGTGCTCAAGATCAAGGACATCGCCACCGGCACGCTGCTCACTGATACGGTCAGCAACATCGAGGCGGGCCTGGTCTGGTCGGCGGACGGCAAGACCATCTTCTATGTCGAGAAGGATCCCGTGACCCTGCTCGGCACGCGGGTGAAGGCGCATGTGCTGGGCACTCCGGCCTCGGCCGACCGGCTGGTCTATACCGAGAAGGACGACACCTTCTACATGAGCATCGGCGCGACCACCGACGAGCGCTATATCTGCATCAACCTCCACTCGACGGTGAGCGACGAGCAGCGCTGTGCGCCCGCCGCCAATCCGGTGGACTTCACGCCCGTTGCGCCGCGCGAGCGCGACTTTCTGTACAATGCCGATCACCTGGGTGGCCGGTGGATCGTCCGCACCAACTGGCGGGCGCCCAACTACCGCATCATGACGGTGCCGGATTCCAAGGCGGCGGCGGGCCGCGCGGGCTGGGCCGATCTGGTGCCGACCAGCGACAGCGTCTTCATCGAAGGCTTCCAGCCCTTCGACCGCTTCCTGGCGATCGAGGAGCGTTCGGGCGGCAACAAGCGGCTGCGGCTGCGCACCCCGACCGGCAAGAGCAGCTTCGTCAGCGCCGATGACCCCGCCTATGTGATGAATCTCGACGTCAACGAGGATCCGGCCAGCCCGGTGCTGCGCTATACCTATGGCTCGCTGGTGACGCCGACCACCACCTATGAGGTGGATGCCGCGACCGGCAAGCGCAGGGTGCTGAAGGTGCAGCCGGTGCCCGGCTATGATCCGTCTAGATATGTCACCGAACGCGTCTGGGCGACCGCGCGTGACGGCACCAAGGTGCCGGTGAGCCTCGTCTATGCAAAGGGCTTCAAGAAGGACGGCACCGCCGCGCTCTACCAATATGCCTATGGCAGCTACGGCTATTCGACCGATCCCAGCTTTCGCCCGACGCTGCCGAGCCTGCTCGATCGCGGCATGGTCTATGCCATCGCGCACATCCGCGGCGGCCAGGAGATGGGCCGCAAATGGTATGATGACGGCAAGATCTTCCACAAGAAGAACAGCTTCACCGACTTCATCGACGTGACCCGCTTCCTGGTGGCGCAGGGCTATGCGGCCAAGGGCCGGGTGGCGGCGGAAGGCGGCAGCGCGGGCGGGCTGCTGATGGGCGCGGTCGCCAACATGGCACCCAATGACTACCGTGTGATCGTGGCGCAGGTGCCGTTCGTCGATGTGGTGACGACGATGCTCGACACCTCGATCCCGCTCACCACCGGCGAATTCGACGAATGGGGCAATCCCGCCGAGAAGCGCTATTACGACTACATGCTGAGCTACTCGCCCTACGACAATGTCGCCGCGCAGGCCTATCCGGCGCTCTATGTCGCCACCGGGCTGTGGGACAGCCAGGTGCAATATTACGAGCCGACCAAATGGGTGGCCAAGCTGCGCGCCACCAAGACCGACCGGAACCCGCTGGTGTTCCGCGTCAACATGGAAGCGGGCCATGGCGGCAAGTCGGGCCGGTTCGAGCGCTACAAGCAGAACGCGGAGTCGCTCGCCTTCGCGCTGGACCAGTTGAAGGTGCAGTGA
- the hslV gene encoding ATP-dependent protease subunit HslV — translation MSDKNTAWHGTTILSVRKSGKVVIAGDGQVSAGNTVMKPNARKVRPLGDGKVIAGFAGATADAFTLFERLEAKLERHHGQLLRAAVELAKDWRTDKYLRNLEAMLLVADKDVTLVITGNGDVLEPEAHEHGTVAAIGSGGNFALSAARALIEYEPDAETVARKAMAIAGELCIYTNDRLTVETLDAA, via the coding sequence ATGAGTGACAAGAACACTGCGTGGCACGGCACGACGATCCTCTCCGTGCGCAAATCCGGCAAGGTGGTGATCGCGGGTGACGGCCAGGTCTCGGCCGGCAACACCGTGATGAAGCCCAATGCGCGCAAGGTGCGCCCGCTCGGCGACGGCAAGGTGATCGCGGGCTTTGCCGGCGCCACCGCCGATGCCTTCACCCTGTTCGAGCGGCTCGAGGCCAAGCTGGAGCGCCACCACGGCCAGCTGCTGCGCGCGGCGGTCGAACTCGCCAAGGACTGGCGGACGGACAAGTATCTCCGCAACCTGGAGGCGATGCTGCTCGTCGCCGACAAGGACGTGACGCTGGTGATCACCGGCAATGGCGACGTGCTCGAGCCCGAGGCGCACGAGCACGGCACCGTCGCGGCGATCGGCTCGGGCGGCAATTTCGCGCTGTCCGCGGCGCGCGCGCTGATCGAGTACGAACCCGATGCCGAAACCGTCGCCCGCAAGGCGATGGCGATCGCCGGTGAGCTGTGCATCTACACCAACGACCGGCTGACCGTGGAAACGCTGGACGCGGCGTGA
- a CDS encoding VOC family protein: MKFLHTMIRVTDPDATIAFFELLGLTETHRITSEKGRFTLIYLASEEDIDPETGRGRAEVELTHNWDPETYTGGRNFGHLAFQVDDIYETCQRLHDAGVTINRPPRDGHMAFVRTPDAISIELLQKGSLPPQEPWASMPNIGAW; the protein is encoded by the coding sequence ATGAAGTTTCTCCACACGATGATCCGCGTGACCGATCCGGACGCGACGATCGCCTTCTTCGAACTGCTCGGCCTGACCGAGACTCACCGCATTACCAGCGAGAAGGGACGCTTCACGCTGATCTATCTGGCGAGCGAGGAGGATATCGATCCGGAGACCGGCCGCGGCCGCGCCGAGGTGGAGCTGACCCACAATTGGGATCCCGAGACCTACACGGGCGGGCGCAATTTCGGGCATCTCGCCTTCCAGGTCGACGATATCTACGAAACCTGCCAGCGGCTGCACGATGCCGGCGTGACGATCAACCGCCCGCCGCGGGATGGCCATATGGCGTTCGTCCGCACGCCCGACGCGATCTCGATCGAGCTGCTGCAGAAGGGCAGCCTGCCCCCGCAGGAGCCCTGGGCCTCGATGCCGAACATCGGCGCCTGGTAA
- a CDS encoding alpha/beta fold hydrolase yields the protein MTALAHHYSPGAAPTIVFLPGYRSDMQGSKVLALEAWAQARGQAFLRFDYRGCGASPGAFEDHTLADWRDDALGLIDTLVEGPVVLVGSSMGGWLMLLVAKARPQRIVGMVGIAAAPDFTAWGFTAEEKRLLVEQGRLEQPSAYSDAPMVTTRAFWESGEAHRMLDAPIAFDGPVRLLQGQCDEEVPWELALRLAATIRSENVQTWIVKDGNHRLSRDGDMRLLLRATEDILTECSSPSSC from the coding sequence ATGACCGCCCTCGCCCATCATTACAGCCCCGGCGCCGCGCCGACGATCGTCTTCCTGCCGGGCTATCGCTCCGACATGCAGGGATCCAAGGTGCTGGCACTGGAAGCCTGGGCGCAGGCGCGCGGCCAGGCATTTCTGCGCTTCGACTATCGCGGCTGCGGGGCAAGCCCCGGCGCGTTCGAGGACCATACCCTCGCCGATTGGCGGGATGACGCACTCGGCCTGATCGACACGCTGGTCGAAGGGCCGGTGGTGCTGGTAGGCTCGTCGATGGGCGGGTGGCTGATGCTGCTGGTGGCCAAGGCGCGACCCCAGCGCATCGTCGGCATGGTCGGCATCGCCGCCGCGCCCGACTTCACCGCCTGGGGGTTCACGGCCGAGGAGAAGCGACTCCTGGTCGAACAGGGTCGGCTGGAACAGCCCAGCGCCTATTCGGACGCGCCGATGGTCACCACCCGCGCCTTCTGGGAATCGGGCGAGGCCCATCGCATGCTTGATGCGCCGATCGCCTTTGACGGCCCCGTTCGCCTGCTCCAGGGCCAGTGCGACGAGGAAGTGCCGTGGGAACTGGCGCTGCGGCTCGCCGCCACGATCCGTTCAGAAAACGTCCAGACATGGATCGTCAAGGATGGAAATCACCGCCTGTCGCGCGACGGCGATATGCGCCTGCTGCTCCGTGCCACCGAGGACATCCTGACCGAATGCTCATCCCCCTCCTCCTGCTGA
- the fixJ gene encoding response regulator FixJ, with translation MSERKRVHLVDDEESVRRSTSFLLRTSGYDVDTYASGVAFLDKVQDARPGCILLDVRMPEMDGIEVQAELAKRGVKLPVIVLTGHGDVGTAVAAMKGGAIDFLEKPFDRDALLEALERGFERIAEGDAAVATREDAERRIASLSPREQDVLQGLVRGHPNKTIAYDLGISPRTVEVHRANAMAKLEARSLSEALRLAFAAGLDG, from the coding sequence ATGAGCGAGCGCAAGCGCGTCCACTTGGTCGACGACGAGGAATCGGTGCGGCGATCGACCAGCTTCCTGCTGCGCACCTCGGGCTATGACGTCGACACCTATGCCTCGGGCGTCGCCTTTCTGGACAAGGTGCAGGATGCCCGGCCCGGCTGCATCCTGCTCGACGTGCGCATGCCCGAAATGGACGGGATCGAGGTGCAGGCCGAACTCGCGAAGCGCGGCGTCAAGCTGCCGGTGATCGTGCTGACCGGCCACGGCGATGTCGGCACCGCGGTGGCGGCGATGAAGGGTGGCGCGATCGACTTTCTGGAAAAGCCGTTCGATCGTGATGCGCTGCTGGAGGCGCTGGAACGCGGGTTCGAGCGGATCGCGGAGGGCGATGCCGCGGTCGCCACGCGCGAGGATGCCGAGCGGCGCATTGCCTCGCTCTCCCCGCGCGAGCAGGATGTGCTGCAAGGGCTGGTGCGCGGCCATCCGAACAAGACGATCGCCTATGATCTCGGCATCTCGCCCCGCACGGTGGAAGTGCACCGCGCCAACGCCATGGCAAAGCTGGAGGCGCGCAGCCTTTCGGAGGCGCTGCGGCTGGCCTTCGCGGCGGGGCTGGACGGCTGA
- the gloB gene encoding hydroxyacylglutathione hydrolase, with amino-acid sequence MTALRIVRIPAFTDNYIWLVHDAVSRETIVVDPGAAEPVLAALAEQGWQLSAIWNTHWHPDHTGGNAALKAATGCTVIAPAAEAAKIPTADRLVGDGDSVAIGGHVAAVLEVPAHTAGHIAYHFSEDGLVFVGDTLFAMGCGRLFEGTPAQMFAAMRRLESLPDETQVYCAHEYTLGNARYAAVAEPDNPAIAARLAEVERLRADGQATVPTTIAAERSTNPFLRASTVEILGERRAAKDTFPS; translated from the coding sequence ATGACCGCGCTCCGGATCGTCCGCATCCCCGCCTTCACGGACAATTACATCTGGCTCGTCCATGATGCCGTCTCGCGCGAGACGATCGTGGTCGATCCGGGCGCGGCCGAACCTGTGCTGGCGGCGCTGGCCGAACAGGGCTGGCAGCTCAGCGCGATTTGGAACACGCACTGGCACCCCGATCACACCGGCGGCAATGCAGCCCTCAAGGCAGCCACCGGCTGCACCGTGATCGCCCCGGCTGCCGAGGCCGCCAAGATCCCGACCGCCGATCGTCTCGTAGGCGACGGCGACTCGGTGGCGATCGGCGGCCACGTTGCGGCGGTACTGGAGGTGCCGGCCCACACCGCCGGCCATATCGCCTATCACTTCAGCGAGGATGGGCTGGTCTTCGTCGGCGACACGCTGTTCGCGATGGGCTGCGGTCGGCTGTTCGAGGGGACGCCAGCGCAGATGTTCGCCGCAATGCGCCGGCTCGAGTCATTGCCCGACGAAACGCAGGTCTATTGCGCGCACGAATATACGCTGGGCAACGCTCGCTATGCGGCGGTCGCGGAGCCGGACAATCCCGCCATTGCCGCGCGCCTTGCCGAGGTCGAACGGCTGCGCGCCGACGGCCAAGCGACGGTGCCCACGACGATTGCGGCCGAGCGGTCCACCAACCCCTTCCTGCGCGCAAGTACCGTTGAAATTTTGGGCGAACGTCGCGCAGCAAAGGATACTTTTCCTAGCTGA
- a CDS encoding PAS domain S-box protein, with protein MTESPSHDPAAMALLFEASTDRGVLLLDSDGIVASWSRGVELLDGWRAADLAGASLAVHYPPADAAAGKPGRDLARARAAGRLIEEGWRIRRDGSEYLAEVQLTALVDSGGTLRGYAEVFRDITDHKASQTALAGSALHLRSILATVPSAMVVIDDQGIILSFSAAAERLFGWTEGEVIGRNVSMLMPAPDAQLHDSYLARYLTTGERRVIGIGRIVVGQRRDGTDFPMELQVGEASSDGHRIFTGFIRDLTDEQRAELRLKELQSELIHVSRLSAMGTMASTLAHELNQPLTAIANYLEAGRTLMGRDSGDPEDQAMIQEAMEESVKEALRAGNIVRRLREFVARGEADMGLVDLPRLIDEASRLALTGARELGVRAFYALDPHATQVLCDRVQIQQVLVNLIRNAIEAMAASAVREITIGSELAPRNLVRVWVADTGPGIAPEQAPRLFQAFATTKDRGMGLGLSICRTIIEAHGGRIWAEPRAEGGAIFNFTLMSANEDPA; from the coding sequence ATGACGGAAAGTCCCAGCCACGATCCTGCAGCGATGGCGCTTCTGTTCGAGGCGTCGACCGATCGTGGCGTGTTGCTGCTCGATTCGGACGGGATCGTCGCCAGTTGGAGTCGCGGCGTCGAGCTGCTCGACGGCTGGCGTGCGGCGGATCTCGCCGGCGCCAGCCTTGCGGTGCATTACCCCCCGGCGGACGCCGCGGCCGGCAAGCCCGGGCGGGATCTCGCCCGGGCCCGCGCCGCCGGCCGACTGATCGAGGAGGGCTGGCGGATCCGCCGCGACGGCAGCGAATATCTGGCGGAGGTACAGCTCACCGCGCTGGTCGATTCGGGCGGCACCCTGCGCGGCTATGCCGAGGTGTTCCGCGACATCACCGATCACAAGGCATCGCAGACCGCGCTTGCCGGCAGTGCGCTGCACCTGCGCTCGATCCTCGCCACCGTGCCCTCGGCGATGGTGGTCATCGACGATCAGGGCATCATCCTCTCGTTCAGCGCCGCCGCCGAGCGGCTGTTCGGCTGGACGGAGGGCGAGGTGATCGGCCGCAACGTCAGCATGCTGATGCCCGCGCCCGACGCGCAGCTGCACGACAGCTATCTCGCCCGCTACCTGACCACCGGCGAGCGGCGCGTGATCGGCATCGGCCGCATCGTCGTGGGGCAGCGGCGCGACGGCACCGATTTCCCGATGGAGCTGCAGGTCGGCGAGGCGAGCAGCGACGGCCACCGCATCTTCACCGGCTTCATCCGCGACCTGACCGACGAGCAGCGCGCCGAACTGCGGCTGAAGGAGCTGCAGTCGGAGCTGATCCACGTCTCGCGCCTCTCGGCGATGGGCACCATGGCCTCGACGCTGGCGCACGAGCTCAACCAGCCGCTGACCGCCATCGCCAATTATCTGGAGGCGGGCCGCACCCTGATGGGCCGCGATAGCGGCGATCCGGAGGATCAGGCGATGATCCAGGAAGCGATGGAGGAATCGGTCAAGGAGGCGCTGCGGGCCGGCAACATCGTCCGACGCCTGCGCGAGTTCGTCGCGCGCGGCGAGGCGGACATGGGGCTGGTCGACCTGCCGCGGCTGATCGACGAGGCGAGCCGTCTGGCACTCACCGGCGCACGCGAGCTGGGTGTCCGCGCCTTCTACGCGCTCGATCCGCACGCGACTCAGGTCCTGTGCGATCGGGTGCAGATCCAGCAGGTGCTGGTCAACCTGATCCGCAATGCGATCGAGGCGATGGCGGCGAGTGCGGTTCGCGAGATCACCATCGGGTCCGAGCTCGCGCCGCGCAATCTGGTGCGGGTGTGGGTGGCGGATACCGGCCCCGGCATCGCGCCGGAACAGGCACCCCGGCTGTTCCAGGCCTTCGCCACCACCAAGGATCGCGGCATGGGGCTGGGCCTGTCGATCTGCCGCACCATCATCGAGGCGCATGGCGGCCGGATCTGGGCCGAGCCGCGCGCCGAGGGCGGGGCCATTTTCAATTTCACCCTGATGTCCGCGAACGAGGATCCCGCATGA
- a CDS encoding ROK family protein, whose amino-acid sequence MTANLSIAGLELGGTKCVATLGSGPGDVREQHVVPTTDPATTLAAIDAVLDGWHFDAIGIASFGPIELNPAQPNFGSIVATTKPGWNDTDLTKRLAARFGKPLAIQTDVNGAALAEARWGASAGLSTHAYITIGTGVGVGLVANGRPIMGYAHGEAGHMRSARAPGDDFAGWCPYHGDCAEGLLSGPALAARFGRPGQEVGDDAPEWDYFAHDLAALLHNLVVSLAPERIAIGGGVMTKRPHLFGAVREKLAGMINGYGALAGYCAELGTRVGPPGLGDMAGPLGAIAMGLEALDR is encoded by the coding sequence ATGACTGCAAACCTTTCGATTGCCGGCCTGGAACTGGGCGGGACCAAGTGCGTGGCAACGCTGGGCAGCGGCCCGGGCGACGTGCGCGAGCAGCATGTCGTGCCGACCACCGATCCGGCAACGACGCTGGCGGCGATCGACGCCGTCCTCGACGGCTGGCACTTCGACGCGATCGGCATCGCCAGCTTCGGGCCGATCGAGCTCAATCCGGCGCAGCCGAACTTCGGTTCGATCGTCGCGACCACCAAGCCCGGCTGGAACGACACCGATCTCACCAAGCGGCTGGCCGCCCGGTTCGGCAAGCCGCTGGCCATCCAGACCGACGTGAACGGGGCGGCGCTGGCGGAAGCGCGCTGGGGCGCCTCGGCGGGGCTCTCGACGCACGCCTATATCACGATCGGTACCGGTGTCGGCGTCGGCCTGGTCGCCAATGGCCGCCCGATCATGGGCTATGCGCATGGCGAGGCAGGGCATATGCGATCGGCGCGCGCGCCGGGCGACGATTTCGCGGGCTGGTGCCCCTATCATGGCGACTGCGCCGAGGGCCTGCTTTCCGGGCCGGCCCTGGCGGCGCGCTTCGGCCGCCCGGGGCAGGAGGTCGGCGACGATGCGCCCGAATGGGATTATTTCGCGCACGACCTTGCCGCGCTGCTCCACAATCTGGTCGTCAGCCTTGCGCCCGAGCGGATCGCGATCGGCGGCGGCGTGATGACCAAGCGGCCGCATCTGTTCGGCGCGGTGCGTGAAAAGCTGGCCGGGATGATCAACGGTTATGGCGCGCTGGCCGGCTATTGCGCCGAGCTCGGCACGCGCGTCGGCCCGCCGGGGCTGGGCGACATGGCGGGGCCGCTGGGCGCGATCGCGATGGGGCTGGAAGCGCTCGATCGGTGA